In one Melopsittacus undulatus isolate bMelUnd1 chromosome 4, bMelUnd1.mat.Z, whole genome shotgun sequence genomic region, the following are encoded:
- the RAD51 gene encoding DNA repair protein RAD51 homolog 1, with protein MAMQMPLEVNADTSAEEESFGPQLIARLEQCGINANDVKKLEEAGFHTVEAVAYAPKKELLNIKGISEAKADKILAEAAKLVPMGFTTATEFHQRRSEIIQITTGSKELDKLLQGGIETGSITELFGEFRTGKTQLCHTLAVTCQLPIDRGGGEGKAMYIDTEGTFRPERLLAVAERYGLSGSDVLDNVAYARGFNTDHQTQLLYQASAMMAESRYALLIVDSATALYRTDYSGRGELAARQMHLARFLRMLLRLADEFGVAVVITNQVVAQVDGAAMFAADPKKPIGGNIIAHASTTRLYLRKGRGETRICKIYDSPCLPEAEAMFAINADGVGDAKD; from the exons ATGGCCATGCAGATGCCCTTGGAAGTGAATGCGGATActtcagcagaggaagagagCTTTGGGCCCCAGCTCATTGCTCGGCTGGAG CAATGTGGGATAAATGCCAACGATGTGAAGAAATTGGAAGAAGCTGGGTTTCACACTGTTGAGGCTGTTGCTTATGCCCCAAAGAAGGAGCTCCTAAACATCAAAGGCATCAGTGAAGCCAAAGCTGACAAGATCCTG GCTGAAGCAGCTAAACTGGTTCCCATGGGTTTCACCACAGCAACAGAGTTCCACCAGCGAAGGTCAGAGATCATCCAGATCACCACTGGCTCCAAAGAACTTGATAAACTTCTTCAAG GAGGCATAGAAACAGGATCTATCACAGAGCTATTTGGGGAGTTTCGGACTGGGAAAACACAGCTGTGTCATACCCTAGCAGTGACCTGTCAA CTTCCCATTGACCGGGGGGGTGGTGAAGGCAAAGCCATGTACATTGACACAGAGGGGACCTTCCGTCCTGAGCGCCTTCTTGCTGTGGCTGAAAG GTATGGCTTGTCAGGCAGTGATGTCCTGGATAACGTGGCCTACGCTCGAGGCTTTAACACAGACCACCAGACCCAGCTGCTCTACCAGGCGTCTGCTATGATGGCTGAATCACG GTATGCACTGCTGATAGTGGACAGTGCCACTGCCCTGTACCGCACGGACTACTCAGGCCGTGGGGAGCTGGCAGCCAGGCAGATGCATCTCGCCCGCTtcctgaggatgctgctgcgCCTTGCAGATGAG TTTGGAGTGGCAGTTGTGATCACCAACCAAGTGGTAGCACAAGTAGATGGAGCTGCCATGTTTGCTGCAGACCCCAAGAAACCTATTGGAGGGAACATCATAGCACACGCTTCCACCACCAG GCTGTACCTGCGGAAAGGCCGAGGTGAAACCAGGATATGTAAGATCTACGACTCCCCTTGTCTTCCTGAGGCTGAAGCAATGTTTGCTATTAATGCTGATGGAGTGGGAGATGCTAAAGACTGA